One region of Synechococcales cyanobacterium CNB genomic DNA includes:
- a CDS encoding tRNA (cytidine(34)-2'-O)-methyltransferase has product MQQGRDSATQASGPCSPILHVVLHQPEIPNNTGTIGRTCVALGAALHLIHPIGFETTEHACRRAGLDYWPRLMLREHGSWEAYLEREGPRRMWLFSAKAARTLFDADFHHGDHLVFGRESTGLPESILAPRVERLLSIPMLAGERSLNLANAASVAIYEAVRQMIGNGELILGPDGRLVDPSVPRFQKPV; this is encoded by the coding sequence ATGCAGCAGGGGCGTGACTCTGCAACGCAAGCATCAGGCCCTTGCTCGCCCATCCTGCATGTCGTCCTGCATCAACCGGAGATTCCGAACAACACGGGGACGATCGGGCGGACCTGCGTGGCGCTCGGGGCAGCGTTGCACCTGATCCATCCGATCGGGTTCGAGACCACGGAGCACGCGTGTCGGCGGGCGGGTCTGGACTACTGGCCCCGACTCATGCTGCGCGAGCACGGGTCGTGGGAGGCCTATCTGGAGCGTGAGGGACCGCGCCGGATGTGGCTGTTTTCGGCAAAGGCCGCGCGCACGCTGTTCGACGCGGATTTCCACCACGGCGACCACCTGGTCTTTGGCCGCGAGAGCACCGGGCTGCCCGAGTCGATCCTTGCGCCGCGCGTCGAACGCTTGTTGTCAATCCCGATGCTGGCGGGTGAGCGATCGCTGAATCTCGCGAACGCGGCGTCGGTGGCGATATACGAAGCCGTTCGGCAAATGATCGGGAACGGAGAGTTGATTCTCGGCCCGGATGGACGGCT
- a CDS encoding TlpA family protein disulfide reductase, producing the protein MPRSPRRSRCIAWCGFPVEEGGTLGRDRASVWVGADVVVRPYPVSAFRLSVLPWKEPRTMRIPSLLLAAAVLAFPALGQDGVIRESTGERLARLTKMELVPFDGANWKLLSSWTNGDALTSEGTNGKVVVIMTWAGWNPVAARALPMAKRLHDNYESEGLIVVGVHHGTGWEEGLKAAERAGIKFLLAHDAENKFREALLVDQDPDFYVIDRAGQLRYADIVTESVETAIRATLGETVEEAAGIRGRLADEVQRRDAEARRTEAIRSQIDLRTLPEVPFMPPSKAAYEATTWPTPPKDDQNRGQQQPQEPPLLVLPKEGYHPAPPATAGRAVVVYFWHPNERDSYSIMNEMDRLQRQLGRDLVVVGALVPLQGQNQGWQQQQDNRNDPAVLSARMTQFRNARQLDHALLLDIAGVSVASVPNRQGYGTTTVPVPYAVLASSDGLVRYWGNPVSPAFRSALDRVIRDDPGIAARRRAEAEYIRSKGG; encoded by the coding sequence ATGCCGCGGTCGCCGCGGCGATCGCGCTGCATCGCTTGGTGTGGCTTCCCGGTAGAGGAAGGGGGAACCCTCGGGCGTGATCGTGCGTCTGTATGGGTGGGGGCTGATGTTGTGGTCCGTCCCTATCCTGTCTCGGCGTTCCGCCTGTCCGTTCTCCCTTGGAAGGAGCCTCGTACCATGAGAATCCCGAGCCTGCTGCTGGCTGCCGCCGTGCTGGCCTTTCCCGCCCTGGGACAGGACGGCGTGATCCGCGAGAGCACCGGAGAGCGGCTCGCACGCCTGACGAAGATGGAGTTGGTGCCGTTCGACGGGGCGAACTGGAAACTCCTGTCGTCGTGGACGAACGGCGACGCGCTGACGAGCGAGGGGACGAACGGCAAGGTCGTCGTGATCATGACGTGGGCGGGGTGGAACCCGGTCGCGGCGCGCGCGCTGCCGATGGCGAAACGCCTGCACGACAACTACGAATCGGAGGGTCTGATCGTCGTCGGCGTGCATCACGGTACGGGGTGGGAAGAAGGGCTGAAGGCGGCGGAGCGGGCGGGGATCAAGTTCCTCCTGGCGCATGACGCGGAGAACAAGTTCCGCGAGGCGCTGCTGGTGGACCAGGATCCGGACTTCTACGTCATCGACCGCGCCGGGCAGCTGCGGTACGCCGATATCGTGACGGAATCGGTTGAGACTGCGATCCGGGCGACGCTCGGCGAGACCGTGGAAGAGGCGGCCGGGATTCGTGGCCGGTTGGCCGACGAGGTGCAGCGGCGCGACGCAGAGGCACGCCGGACCGAAGCGATCCGATCGCAGATCGATCTGCGGACATTGCCGGAGGTGCCGTTCATGCCGCCGTCGAAGGCGGCGTACGAGGCGACGACCTGGCCGACTCCACCAAAGGACGATCAGAACCGTGGGCAGCAGCAGCCCCAGGAGCCCCCGCTGCTCGTGCTGCCGAAGGAGGGCTACCACCCCGCGCCGCCGGCGACGGCAGGGCGGGCGGTTGTGGTGTACTTCTGGCATCCGAACGAGCGTGACAGTTACTCGATCATGAACGAGATGGACCGGCTGCAGCGGCAACTCGGGCGGGATCTGGTGGTCGTCGGCGCGCTGGTGCCCCTCCAAGGTCAGAATCAGGGGTGGCAGCAACAGCAGGACAACCGCAACGACCCCGCCGTGCTCTCGGCCCGCATGACGCAGTTCCGCAATGCCCGGCAACTTGACCACGCCCTCCTGCTGGACATTGCCGGGGTGAGCGTTGCCTCTGTTCCCAATCGGCAGGGGTATGGCACGACGACGGTGCCGGTTCCCTACGCCGTCCTCGCGAGTTCGGACGGGCTGGTGCGGTACTGGGGCAACCCGGTCAGCCCGGCCTTCCGTTCCGCGCTCGACCGCGTGATCCGCGACGACCCAGGCATCGCGGCCCGTCGCCGGGCGGAGGCGGAGTACATCCGGTCCAAGGGCGGGTGA
- a CDS encoding RNA methyltransferase, which yields MEIPTVLRARLQRIVDADDPRVAVYRNQKDQWLRARAEGGTGLAGGLFMAEGELVVRALLRSRFETVSVLLAENRVGAVADVLRVLPVGVPVYVGSRVVVEAIVGFDLHRGVLACGRVGVSLDAASIVRKASAIVVAEELSNHDNLGSIFRSAAALVGPDRAGVLLGPRCCDPLYRKCLRVSMGCALLTPFARAEPWPEALGSVRAGGFTLLALTPSADAAPIDDVAAGAAADPRFKPALLVGAEGPGLSEAAMAAADLRVRIPISPAVDSLNAAVAAAIALHRLVWLPGRGRGNPRA from the coding sequence GTGGAGATTCCGACGGTATTGCGCGCCCGGCTGCAACGCATCGTCGATGCCGACGATCCTCGCGTCGCGGTCTATCGCAACCAGAAGGACCAGTGGCTGCGGGCACGGGCGGAGGGGGGCACAGGGCTTGCCGGCGGCCTGTTCATGGCCGAGGGGGAACTGGTTGTTCGTGCGCTGCTGCGATCGCGCTTCGAGACGGTCTCGGTGCTCCTGGCGGAGAACCGTGTCGGCGCGGTGGCCGACGTGCTGCGCGTGCTGCCCGTCGGCGTGCCGGTGTATGTCGGGTCGAGGGTGGTGGTCGAGGCGATCGTGGGGTTTGACCTGCACCGGGGCGTGCTCGCCTGCGGTCGCGTCGGGGTCTCGTTGGATGCGGCGTCGATCGTGCGGAAGGCGTCCGCGATCGTCGTCGCGGAGGAGTTGTCCAACCACGACAACCTAGGGTCGATCTTCCGCAGCGCAGCCGCTCTGGTGGGGCCGGATCGGGCGGGGGTGCTTCTCGGGCCGCGGTGCTGCGATCCGCTGTACCGCAAGTGCCTTCGGGTGTCGATGGGGTGTGCGTTGCTGACGCCGTTTGCGCGTGCGGAGCCTTGGCCCGAAGCGCTCGGATCGGTGCGGGCGGGCGGGTTCACCCTGCTCGCGCTGACGCCGAGCGCGGACGCCGCCCCTATCGACGACGTGGCGGCGGGAGCGGCCGCAGATCCGCGCTTCAAGCCCGCGTTGCTCGTGGGGGCGGAGGGCCCGGGGCTGAGCGAGGCGGCAATGGCAGCCGCGGACCTGCGTGTTCGCATCCCGATCTCGCCCGCGGTGGATTCGCTGAATGCCGCGGTCGCCGCGGCGATCGCGCTGCATCGCTTGGTGTGGCTTCCCGGTAGAGGAAGGGGGAACCCTCGGGCGTGA
- a CDS encoding undecaprenyl-diphosphate phosphatase produces the protein MEWWQAVVLGLVEGITEYLPISSTGHLILASGLMGLDEPPETKAALDAFNIVIQGGAILAVLGLYWPSVRRMIVGGLGLVRIGRGDDAGLRLGINVAIAFLPAAVLGVLLDDWIESHLFRTGPVLAALALGGVFMIALDRWRLRAARAAETGAATDGERLARTGRGLEQLTPRGALFIGLMQCVAMWPGTSRSMMTIAGGVLVGLKPRAAAEFSFILGLPTLGGACLYKLAKNLLEARETGGPTLFDTIGVAPCIVGIVVATASAVVAIRWLVGFLNRHGLSPFGWYRLALCAVLGAAIAAGLVKIGNKSAGQQSGRAADSEIHSILEPPTAAGPPFAAAPTC, from the coding sequence GTGGAATGGTGGCAAGCAGTCGTGCTCGGGCTGGTCGAAGGCATCACCGAGTACCTGCCCATCAGTTCGACAGGCCACCTGATCCTCGCCTCCGGCCTCATGGGACTCGACGAGCCGCCCGAGACCAAGGCCGCGCTCGATGCCTTCAACATCGTCATCCAAGGCGGCGCCATCCTCGCCGTCCTCGGCCTCTACTGGCCCAGCGTTCGCCGCATGATCGTCGGCGGCCTCGGCCTCGTTCGCATCGGCCGCGGCGACGACGCCGGCCTTCGCCTCGGCATCAACGTCGCCATCGCCTTCCTCCCCGCGGCCGTCCTTGGCGTCCTTCTCGACGACTGGATCGAATCGCACCTCTTCCGCACAGGCCCAGTGCTGGCCGCGCTCGCATTGGGCGGCGTCTTCATGATCGCCCTCGACCGCTGGCGGCTGCGGGCGGCACGCGCGGCCGAGACCGGCGCAGCGACCGACGGCGAACGCCTCGCCCGCACGGGCCGCGGACTGGAGCAACTCACGCCCCGGGGCGCGCTCTTCATCGGCCTCATGCAGTGCGTCGCCATGTGGCCCGGCACCAGCCGCTCCATGATGACCATCGCGGGAGGCGTGCTCGTCGGCCTCAAGCCCCGCGCCGCCGCCGAGTTCTCCTTCATCCTCGGCCTGCCCACACTCGGCGGCGCATGCCTCTACAAACTCGCCAAGAACCTGCTCGAGGCCCGCGAGACCGGCGGACCGACGCTCTTCGACACGATCGGCGTCGCACCGTGCATCGTCGGCATCGTCGTCGCCACCGCCTCCGCCGTCGTCGCCATCCGCTGGCTCGTCGGCTTCCTCAACCGCCACGGCCTCTCGCCGTTCGGCTGGTACCGCCTTGCCCTGTGCGCCGTTCTCGGCGCAGCCATCGCCGCCGGTCTTGTGAAGATCGGGAACAAATCAGCAGGACAGCAGAGCGGCAGAGCAGCAGATTCTGAGATTCATAGCATCCTCGAACCTCCCACCGCCGCCGGCCCACCCTTCGCTGCTGCGCCGACTTGCTGA
- the serA gene encoding phosphoglycerate dehydrogenase — MDTSFPKDRIRVVLFEGVHEAAVEALVREGFRVETERGSPDTARLRTLVESAHVIGLRSKTRLDAGVISAARRLLAVGCFCIGTDQVDLRAARSRGVPVFNSPFSNTRSVAELTVAEVVMLCRRTFEKNARMHAGAWDKSAAGSHEVRGRTLGIVGYGHIGSQVSVLAEAMGMRVLFFDTAPRLALGNAERAGSLGELLERSDVVTLHVPATPQTAGMIGRDAIARMRPGAMLINNARGSLVELAALREAIETGRIGGAALDVFPEEPAAAGDAFRCELAGLPNVILTPHVGGSTAEAQEAIGRDVAAKLIAFVNAGSTAGAVNLPQVDLPPQPHRAGESAEATHRVLHLHRNVPGVLSKINALLAARGINVRSQRLETDADLGYVVLDVDPTESAAALEELESIPETVRTRVLW, encoded by the coding sequence ATGGACACTTCCTTTCCCAAAGACCGCATTCGCGTCGTGCTCTTCGAGGGCGTGCACGAAGCGGCCGTCGAGGCGCTCGTGCGCGAGGGCTTCCGCGTCGAGACAGAACGCGGCTCGCCGGACACCGCACGCCTGCGCACGCTCGTCGAGTCGGCCCACGTCATCGGGCTGCGCTCCAAGACCAGGCTGGACGCCGGCGTCATCAGCGCCGCGCGCAGGCTTCTCGCCGTCGGCTGCTTCTGCATCGGCACCGACCAGGTGGACCTCCGTGCCGCTCGCTCACGCGGCGTGCCGGTCTTCAACTCGCCCTTCTCCAACACGCGCTCCGTCGCCGAACTCACCGTGGCGGAAGTGGTCATGCTCTGCCGGCGGACCTTCGAGAAGAACGCCCGGATGCACGCCGGCGCATGGGACAAGAGCGCGGCCGGCTCGCACGAGGTCCGCGGGCGCACGCTCGGCATCGTCGGCTACGGGCACATCGGCTCGCAGGTCTCCGTCCTCGCCGAAGCGATGGGCATGCGCGTTCTCTTCTTTGACACCGCGCCGCGCCTCGCCCTCGGCAACGCCGAGCGCGCCGGCTCCCTCGGCGAACTTCTCGAACGCAGCGACGTCGTCACGCTCCACGTCCCCGCGACGCCGCAGACAGCCGGCATGATCGGACGCGACGCCATCGCCCGGATGCGCCCCGGTGCGATGCTCATCAACAATGCCCGAGGCTCGCTCGTGGAACTTGCCGCTTTGCGTGAGGCGATCGAGACGGGTCGCATCGGAGGGGCCGCGCTGGACGTCTTTCCCGAAGAGCCGGCCGCCGCGGGCGATGCCTTCCGATGCGAACTCGCCGGGCTGCCCAACGTCATCCTCACGCCGCACGTCGGCGGCAGCACCGCGGAGGCCCAGGAGGCAATCGGCCGCGACGTGGCCGCCAAGCTCATCGCGTTCGTCAATGCAGGCTCGACCGCCGGCGCGGTCAACCTGCCGCAGGTGGACCTGCCGCCGCAGCCGCATCGGGCGGGCGAATCCGCCGAGGCGACGCACCGTGTGCTGCACCTGCACCGCAACGTGCCCGGCGTGCTCTCGAAGATCAACGCCCTGCTCGCCGCCCGCGGCATCAACGTCCGCTCGCAGCGCCTCGAGACCGACGCCGATCTCGGCTACGTGGTGCTCGACGTCGATCCGACCGAATCCGCCGCCGCGCTCGAAGAACTCGAATCCATCCCCGAGACGGTGCGGACGCGGGTGCTATGGTGA
- a CDS encoding transposase: MTMKLANEQLDWTCDRIPDAPRSPLGGRPPTDKRKAVAGDFWILDNGAKWKDLPRGFGSKSAVHRCFKRWVEAGVFENIMQDGRALRRYKRRLTMERTIEWFQHFRRLCIRWEKTTMLFQGYLHFACSIILLREVMG; encoded by the coding sequence ATGACGATGAAACTTGCAAACGAGCAGTTGGACTGGACCTGTGACCGCATCCCCGACGCGCCGCGCAGCCCTCTGGGAGGGCGGCCGCCGACGGACAAACGCAAGGCGGTGGCGGGGGACTTCTGGATCCTGGACAACGGGGCCAAGTGGAAGGACTTGCCGCGAGGGTTCGGCTCCAAGAGCGCCGTGCACCGCTGCTTCAAACGATGGGTCGAGGCGGGCGTCTTTGAGAACATCATGCAGGACGGCCGGGCGCTCCGCCGTTACAAGCGACGCCTCACCATGGAGCGGACCATCGAGTGGTTCCAGCACTTCCGACGCCTGTGCATCCGGTGGGAGAAGACGACCATGCTGTTCCAGGGCTACCTTCACTTCGCGTGTTCCATCATATTACTGCGAGAGGTTATGGGATAG
- a CDS encoding VacB/RNase II family 3'-5' exoribonuclease, whose translation MSLRHERRLLQHLEHEDYTPKTVEALAEELRVEDAHTFAEEVERLVEAGTIEVDDRGRVRLPSLASAGGEIVGTFRGTDRGFGFVEPDVRRREGDVFIPPGATLDALSGDRVRVEVERDKRRERREGGGEPQFTGVVVEVLERRRACFTGEVFRQGPLWLVQPDGREMRRPIVVRDAESKNVKSGDKVVVDVVEYPQGDALAEGVISRVLGEAGRPDVETQAVIAAYNLPGEFPEACVEQARRATRRFDSQIAAWEGGQKLQGRDDLTGRFIITIDPPDAKDYDDAISIERVGDGWELGVHIADVAHFIEPGSALDAEARERGNSVYLPRLVIPMLPEVLSNGICSLQEGVPRFTKSAFMRYDRDGNMTASGVAQTLIRSAKRLTYLEAQALIDGDEEEAKKHARTEPNYTPELLAALREMDACARAIRGRRERKGMISLELPEVVLIFDENGRVIDAEREDDAFTHTIIEMFMVEANEVLARLFEDLNVPILRRTHPEPTPNESAELQKAAKVAGFTVPRHPTREELQGLLNATRGTAAARAVHMAVLRTLTKAEYSPALVGHFALASTAYAHFTSPIRRYPDLTLHRAMAEYLKRTNNGQDRPKSEKQRHELGRELREALPTTDELVQIGRRCTQTEENAEEAERALRQFLVLQLMSEHVGEAFDGVVTGVSPRGVYVQLSKFLADGMVKAEDLPGDVTRSNQPPRWRIDQRTGALVDANSGRSFNMGDLVTVRVAAVDLAKRQMDLVIDDPASRAGGKAKKVGLKLGSEGQWGGLGAGKGAGFKGMTGAQRRSQKSKSRDKRKKDHRGDR comes from the coding sequence ATGTCACTTCGCCACGAACGGCGGCTGCTCCAGCACCTCGAGCACGAGGACTACACGCCGAAAACGGTTGAGGCGCTCGCGGAGGAACTGCGCGTCGAAGATGCACACACCTTCGCCGAAGAGGTCGAGCGGCTGGTCGAGGCGGGGACGATCGAGGTGGACGATCGCGGGCGCGTGCGCCTGCCGTCACTGGCGTCGGCGGGAGGGGAGATCGTCGGCACGTTCCGCGGCACCGACCGGGGGTTCGGGTTCGTCGAGCCTGACGTGCGGCGGCGCGAGGGGGACGTCTTCATCCCGCCGGGCGCGACGCTCGACGCGCTCAGCGGCGATCGCGTGCGCGTCGAGGTCGAACGCGACAAGCGGCGCGAACGCCGCGAGGGGGGCGGGGAGCCGCAGTTCACCGGCGTCGTGGTCGAGGTGCTGGAGCGGCGTCGGGCGTGCTTCACGGGCGAGGTGTTCCGGCAGGGGCCGCTGTGGCTGGTGCAGCCGGACGGGCGCGAGATGCGCCGCCCGATCGTGGTGCGCGACGCCGAGTCGAAGAACGTCAAGTCGGGCGACAAGGTCGTCGTGGACGTGGTGGAGTATCCGCAGGGCGATGCGCTGGCCGAGGGCGTCATCAGCCGCGTGCTTGGCGAGGCGGGCAGGCCGGATGTCGAGACGCAGGCGGTCATCGCCGCGTACAACCTGCCGGGCGAGTTCCCGGAGGCCTGCGTCGAGCAGGCGCGGCGGGCCACGCGGCGATTCGACAGCCAGATCGCCGCGTGGGAGGGGGGGCAAAAGCTGCAGGGCCGTGACGACCTGACCGGGCGGTTCATCATCACCATCGATCCGCCGGACGCGAAGGACTACGACGATGCGATCTCGATCGAGCGTGTGGGCGACGGGTGGGAACTGGGCGTGCACATCGCCGACGTGGCGCACTTCATCGAGCCTGGCTCCGCGCTCGACGCGGAGGCACGCGAGCGCGGCAACTCCGTCTACCTGCCGCGGCTGGTGATCCCGATGCTGCCGGAGGTGCTCTCGAACGGCATCTGCTCGCTGCAGGAGGGCGTGCCGCGCTTCACGAAGAGCGCGTTCATGCGCTACGACCGGGACGGGAACATGACGGCGAGCGGAGTGGCGCAGACGCTTATCCGCTCGGCGAAGCGGCTGACGTACTTGGAGGCGCAGGCGTTGATCGACGGCGACGAGGAAGAGGCGAAGAAGCACGCGAGGACCGAGCCGAACTACACCCCGGAACTGCTCGCGGCGCTGCGGGAGATGGACGCGTGCGCCCGGGCGATCCGTGGCCGGCGCGAGCGCAAGGGGATGATCTCGCTGGAACTGCCGGAGGTCGTGCTGATCTTCGACGAGAACGGGCGCGTGATCGACGCGGAGCGCGAGGACGACGCCTTCACGCACACCATCATCGAGATGTTCATGGTGGAGGCGAACGAGGTGCTGGCGAGGCTGTTCGAGGACCTGAACGTACCGATCCTGCGCAGGACGCATCCGGAGCCGACGCCCAACGAGTCCGCCGAACTGCAGAAAGCGGCGAAGGTGGCCGGGTTCACCGTGCCGCGGCACCCGACGCGGGAGGAGCTGCAAGGGCTGCTGAACGCGACGCGCGGTACGGCGGCAGCGCGGGCGGTGCACATGGCCGTCCTGAGGACGCTGACGAAGGCAGAGTACTCGCCCGCGCTGGTCGGGCACTTCGCGCTGGCAAGCACGGCCTACGCCCACTTCACCAGCCCGATCCGCCGATACCCGGACCTGACGCTGCACCGCGCGATGGCGGAATACCTGAAACGCACGAACAACGGCCAGGACCGGCCGAAGAGCGAGAAGCAGCGGCACGAACTGGGACGCGAGTTGCGCGAGGCGCTGCCGACGACCGATGAACTCGTGCAGATCGGGCGGCGTTGCACCCAGACCGAGGAGAACGCCGAGGAAGCCGAGCGGGCGCTGCGGCAGTTCCTCGTGCTGCAACTGATGTCGGAGCACGTCGGCGAGGCGTTCGACGGCGTGGTGACGGGCGTCTCGCCGCGCGGCGTCTACGTGCAACTGAGCAAGTTCCTCGCGGACGGCATGGTGAAGGCGGAGGACCTGCCGGGCGACGTGACGCGGTCGAACCAGCCGCCGCGCTGGCGCATCGATCAGCGCACGGGCGCGCTCGTGGACGCGAACAGCGGTCGCTCGTTCAACATGGGCGACCTGGTGACGGTGCGCGTCGCCGCCGTGGACCTCGCCAAGCGGCAGATGGATCTGGTGATCGACGACCCGGCGTCACGGGCAGGCGGCAAGGCGAAGAAAGTCGGCCTGAAGCTCGGCTCGGAAGGGCAGTGGGGCGGGCTGGGCGCGGGCAAGGGCGCGGGCTTCAAGGGCATGACGGGCGCGCAGCGACGCAGCCAGAAGAGCAAATCACGCGACAAGCGGAAGAAGGATCATCGGGGGGATCGGTGA
- a CDS encoding NAD-dependent epimerase/dehydratase family protein — protein MTHGRGWMGGAWQDVGVSPTLAARRERRHEGSMGASRTASVSGATGFVGRSVVRALLGRGWSVRALARDPAKARVALPTHDNLDVVQGDVLGPGVAAELMRGSSAAVNCIGIIRERPGGETFRRLHVQATRALCEAAAGGGVSRFVQISALGVHEEAATEYQRSKAEGERIVRASGLAWTILRPGLIHGQAGELTRQMRAWVTGRAAPFVFMPYFTRVVPGSSPLRPKFESARVQPVWVEDVARAVCDSLERPEAVGEVYNLTGPETVTWPEMLRFVREHVPDAKPGLRCVGLPAPIAAAKARALGAVGLGQLLPFDAGMALMAQEDSVARPHKARVHLGFEPVPFREAFAGYAGAM, from the coding sequence GGTGTCCCCTACACTGGCCGCACGCCGAGAGCGTCGGCACGAGGGCAGCATGGGAGCGTCGAGAACAGCATCGGTCAGCGGGGCGACGGGGTTCGTTGGGCGGTCCGTGGTGCGAGCCTTGCTCGGGCGCGGGTGGAGCGTGCGAGCGCTGGCGCGCGATCCGGCCAAGGCGCGTGTCGCGCTGCCCACGCACGACAATCTCGACGTTGTTCAGGGCGATGTGCTGGGTCCGGGCGTCGCGGCGGAACTGATGCGCGGTTCGAGCGCGGCGGTCAACTGCATCGGCATCATCCGAGAGCGGCCGGGCGGCGAGACGTTCCGGCGGCTCCACGTTCAGGCGACGCGAGCGCTCTGCGAGGCGGCCGCCGGGGGGGGCGTGTCGCGATTCGTGCAGATTTCCGCCCTGGGCGTCCACGAAGAGGCGGCGACGGAGTATCAGCGGTCCAAGGCGGAGGGCGAGCGGATCGTCCGGGCGTCCGGGCTGGCGTGGACGATCCTGCGGCCGGGCCTGATCCACGGGCAGGCGGGCGAACTGACGCGGCAGATGCGGGCGTGGGTGACGGGACGTGCAGCGCCGTTTGTGTTCATGCCGTACTTCACGCGAGTCGTGCCGGGTTCTTCGCCCCTGCGCCCGAAGTTCGAATCGGCGCGCGTGCAGCCGGTGTGGGTGGAGGACGTGGCGCGAGCGGTGTGCGACTCGCTCGAGCGTCCGGAGGCGGTGGGCGAGGTCTACAACCTGACGGGTCCGGAGACGGTGACCTGGCCGGAGATGCTCAGGTTCGTGCGCGAGCACGTGCCTGATGCGAAGCCGGGCCTGCGCTGCGTCGGGTTGCCAGCACCGATCGCGGCGGCGAAGGCGCGCGCGCTGGGAGCGGTTGGGCTGGGGCAGCTGCTTCCTTTCGACGCGGGAATGGCGTTGATGGCCCAGGAGGACAGCGTGGCGCGGCCGCATAAGGCGAGAGTGCACCTCGGGTTCGAGCCGGTGCCCTTCCGCGAGGCGTTCGCGGGGTACGCTGGCGCCATGTGA